In the Vibrio gigantis genome, one interval contains:
- a CDS encoding leucine-rich repeat-containing protein kinase family protein, producing the protein MHTLEQLKSGQLKGIKRLKLSEGLTEFPLEVLDLADSLEILDLSGNQLSDLPAELSQLTHLRIIFASNNLFTHLPDVLGSLPKLEMIGFKTNQIKTASEASLPPQLRWLILTDNAIEVLPNSLGERPRLQKLALAGNQLRALPESMENLSNLELVRLSANQLTEFPEFLIKLPKLAWLAFAGNPFCKHPSSLDSVPAVSSQSYSLNQVLGQGASGVISHASWQNNDFDFPQEVAVKVFKGEVTSDGYPHDELEACLQAGHHSNLVKSIAQVEEQDYLALVMELIPSSYYNLGLPPTLETCTRDTFPEGFELPISQIDNIVTQMIDVFDHLHDNKVCHGDLYAHNTLVNEQGQMIFGDFGAATIYGYLTEEQQQGIRRIEARALKYFIDDLLTVCAKQDVGSELHSRLTNFEA; encoded by the coding sequence TTGCATACTCTAGAACAATTAAAATCAGGGCAACTTAAAGGTATTAAGCGCTTAAAACTATCAGAAGGTCTCACTGAGTTTCCATTAGAAGTATTGGATCTCGCCGATTCACTAGAGATTCTGGATCTTTCGGGGAATCAGCTATCAGACTTACCTGCAGAGTTATCACAGCTTACTCACCTGCGTATTATCTTTGCGTCGAATAACCTGTTCACGCACCTTCCTGATGTTCTTGGGTCACTTCCTAAGCTTGAAATGATCGGTTTTAAGACCAACCAAATCAAAACCGCAAGCGAAGCGTCTCTACCACCTCAATTGCGCTGGTTGATCCTGACCGACAACGCCATCGAAGTTCTACCGAACTCACTGGGTGAAAGACCACGTCTGCAAAAGCTGGCACTCGCAGGCAACCAGCTTCGCGCTTTACCTGAAAGTATGGAAAACCTATCCAACCTCGAACTGGTTCGCTTGTCTGCAAACCAACTAACTGAATTCCCAGAGTTCCTTATCAAGCTGCCAAAGCTGGCTTGGTTAGCGTTTGCGGGTAACCCGTTTTGCAAACACCCTAGCAGCTTAGATAGTGTGCCTGCAGTTAGCTCTCAAAGCTATTCACTGAATCAAGTTCTTGGCCAAGGCGCGTCTGGCGTGATATCTCATGCAAGCTGGCAAAACAACGACTTTGATTTCCCACAAGAAGTGGCGGTTAAAGTGTTTAAAGGCGAAGTCACCAGCGATGGCTACCCACATGATGAACTGGAAGCGTGCCTGCAAGCTGGTCACCATAGCAATTTGGTAAAATCTATCGCCCAAGTAGAAGAACAAGATTACCTAGCTTTGGTGATGGAACTCATTCCAAGCAGCTACTACAACCTAGGGCTACCACCAACACTCGAGACTTGCACGCGTGATACTTTCCCTGAAGGTTTCGAACTTCCAATCTCGCAAATCGACAACATCGTGACTCAGATGATCGATGTATTTGATCACCTGCATGACAACAAGGTTTGTCACGGTGATTTGTACGCGCACAACACTTTAGTCAACGAGCAAGGTCAGATGATCTTTGGTGACTTTGGCGCTGCAACTATCTATGGCTACCTAACTGAAGAACAGCAACAAGGCATTCGTCGTATCGAAGCTCGCGCATTAAAGTACTTTATTGATGACCTGCTAACGGTTTGTGCCAAGCAAGATGTTGGAAGTGAACTGCACTCACGCCTAACAAACTTTGAAGCGTAA
- the speB gene encoding agmatinase produces the protein MNDLFTKPDYSLYSNAMTFMRRPLVQNPIDNDADVVVLGAPLDMATSGRPGARMGPDAIRRASVNLAWEGKKFPWDFNVFEHTSVIDAGDLVFDCGDAEDLTQRLEAAADAILNSGKTLLGLGGDHFITLPLLRAYGKKYGEMALIHFDAHTDTYNQGSRYDHGTMFYHAPNEGLISPEHSVQIGIRTEYKQEGHGFNVINAMQANDMSVDEIIAQVKDIVGDKPVYLTFDIDCLDPAFAPGTGTPVCGGLNSDKVLKIIRGLQGINMVGMDVVEVSPAYDQSDITALAGATIALELLYVWTANRLAKS, from the coding sequence ATGAACGATCTATTTACGAAACCAGATTACTCGCTGTACTCCAATGCGATGACGTTTATGCGTCGTCCATTGGTGCAAAACCCAATCGACAACGACGCTGATGTGGTTGTGTTGGGTGCGCCGCTAGATATGGCGACATCTGGTCGTCCGGGTGCTCGTATGGGCCCTGATGCTATTCGTCGTGCATCGGTAAACTTGGCGTGGGAAGGTAAGAAATTCCCGTGGGACTTCAATGTATTTGAGCATACCTCGGTGATTGATGCTGGCGATCTTGTGTTTGATTGCGGTGACGCAGAAGACCTAACTCAGCGTTTGGAAGCTGCAGCTGATGCGATTCTAAATAGTGGTAAAACTCTGTTAGGTTTAGGTGGTGATCACTTCATTACACTGCCTTTACTAAGAGCGTATGGTAAGAAGTACGGTGAGATGGCGTTGATTCACTTCGACGCACATACTGACACCTACAACCAAGGCAGTCGTTACGACCACGGCACCATGTTCTACCATGCACCAAACGAAGGTCTTATCTCGCCAGAACATTCGGTGCAGATCGGTATTCGTACTGAGTACAAACAAGAAGGTCATGGCTTCAACGTCATTAATGCGATGCAAGCGAATGACATGAGTGTGGACGAGATCATTGCTCAAGTGAAAGATATTGTTGGTGATAAGCCAGTGTATCTGACGTTTGATATCGACTGTCTTGATCCTGCCTTTGCACCGGGTACTGGCACGCCAGTGTGTGGTGGTTTGAACTCAGATAAAGTTCTGAAAATCATCCGTGGTTTGCAGGGTATTAACATGGTTGGTATGGACGTTGTAGAAGTTTCTCCAGCGTATGACCAAAGTGATATCACAGCGTTAGCTGGTGCTACGATTGCTCTTGAGCTGCTTTATGTTTGGACTGCGAACCGCCTAGCTAAATCATAA
- a CDS encoding ATP-binding cassette domain-containing protein has protein sequence MPTILANNLSFQLDTGEWLFKGITFNLNSRLTGLVGRNGAGKSLLLSLLTGKTQPTSGSVSRQGSIGFYSQLPSELLDSTISIADFLGIMNKLNALHAIEQGSCEHQHFDIVGDDWDLQENTQKLLVSLKITSELATLCNTLSGGQLALLQLHQLFTSDHNILILDEPSNHLDSDGRNWLIEQCQQFEGKILMVSHDRSLLRHMEGIYHLNSLGLRFYKGNYDDYFKQMSNQADALDKQIAHHQSEKRRLERQAQANKEKAQQREAQGNRLRKSGSQPKILLDAMKDKAGRTQAASVTSQNNLKEQNQDKLQSLKEQKEQLKPQALYLQESNSKKKNTLLTVEDCRLEYGPGNPIHFSLSQGERCYLSGANGCGKSTLLKAIHNEHSHYTGTIKRLGSTVYLDQHFGLLDTHNTMFDSLMTHSEGLTESDARTLLAGIGFRRDSVYRKVAHLSGGEKMKLAMLIVSHKQDSPLLLLDEPDNHLDIDSKQILASALREYQGAFILVSHDLDFVEEVGVSQNRIQL, from the coding sequence ATGCCTACTATCTTAGCCAATAATCTCTCATTCCAGCTCGATACTGGTGAGTGGCTATTTAAAGGCATCACCTTCAATTTGAACTCGCGACTGACTGGCTTAGTTGGAAGAAACGGAGCCGGAAAATCGTTGCTACTTTCATTACTCACCGGGAAAACGCAGCCGACATCTGGGAGTGTGTCTAGACAAGGCTCGATTGGTTTCTACTCACAATTGCCTTCAGAACTTTTGGATAGCACGATCAGCATTGCTGATTTCTTAGGTATCATGAATAAACTCAATGCCTTGCACGCTATTGAACAAGGCAGCTGCGAGCATCAACATTTTGACATCGTTGGTGACGATTGGGATTTGCAAGAAAACACTCAGAAGCTGTTGGTCAGTCTGAAAATAACCAGCGAGTTGGCCACGCTATGCAACACATTAAGCGGTGGGCAGCTTGCCCTTTTACAGCTTCATCAACTGTTTACTTCAGACCACAACATACTGATTCTCGATGAGCCGTCGAATCATTTAGACAGTGACGGGCGCAACTGGTTAATAGAACAGTGCCAACAATTTGAAGGCAAAATACTGATGGTTAGTCATGACCGAAGCCTGTTGAGGCACATGGAAGGGATCTACCACCTCAATAGTTTAGGGTTGCGTTTCTATAAAGGAAACTACGATGACTACTTCAAACAAATGTCGAATCAGGCCGATGCACTAGATAAACAGATTGCTCATCACCAATCAGAAAAGAGACGACTTGAACGCCAAGCTCAGGCCAATAAAGAAAAAGCGCAACAGCGAGAGGCGCAAGGAAACCGACTGCGAAAATCAGGCAGTCAGCCCAAGATCTTACTGGATGCAATGAAAGACAAAGCCGGACGAACACAAGCAGCATCAGTCACTAGCCAAAATAACTTAAAGGAGCAAAATCAAGATAAGCTTCAATCTCTTAAAGAACAAAAAGAGCAACTGAAACCGCAGGCCTTGTATCTACAAGAGAGTAATAGCAAGAAAAAGAACACGCTATTAACTGTTGAAGATTGCCGACTTGAATATGGGCCTGGTAATCCTATCCACTTTTCTCTGTCACAAGGTGAACGCTGTTATCTAAGCGGCGCAAACGGCTGTGGTAAATCGACACTGTTGAAAGCGATTCACAACGAGCACTCGCATTACACTGGTACTATCAAACGCTTAGGATCTACGGTATACCTTGATCAACACTTTGGTTTGTTGGATACCCATAACACCATGTTCGATAGCCTCATGACACATAGTGAAGGGCTCACAGAGAGTGATGCTCGGACATTGTTGGCAGGCATCGGCTTTAGGCGTGATTCCGTGTACCGCAAAGTCGCTCACCTAAGTGGTGGAGAGAAAATGAAACTAGCGATGTTGATTGTCAGCCATAAGCAAGACTCCCCATTACTGCTGCTTGATGAGCCAGACAATCATTTAGACATCGACTCAAAGCAGATATTGGCGTCAGCTTTGCGTGAATACCAAGGGGCTTTTATCTTAGTCAGTCATGACTTGGATTTTGTTGAGGAGGTCGGCGTTAGCCAAAATCGTATTCAGCTTTAA
- the yqfB gene encoding N(4)-acetylcytidine aminohydrolase, producing MTAPTTMTFFERFEADILSGKKTITIRDESERDYQPGSVVEVSTLEEGRVFCNLKIISVEPILFDELGEFHAQQENMTLQVLKDVIQDIYPGISQLYVVSYELV from the coding sequence ATGACCGCACCAACCACTATGACGTTCTTCGAACGTTTTGAAGCTGACATCCTTTCTGGCAAAAAGACCATCACCATTCGCGATGAATCAGAGCGTGATTACCAACCGGGTAGCGTTGTTGAAGTATCAACGTTAGAAGAAGGGCGTGTATTCTGTAATCTTAAGATCATCAGCGTAGAACCAATTCTGTTCGATGAACTGGGTGAGTTCCATGCACAGCAAGAGAACATGACGCTGCAAGTGTTGAAAGATGTGATTCAAGATATCTACCCAGGTATCTCTCAGCTTTACGTTGTTTCTTACGAGCTAGTTTAA
- a CDS encoding TetR/AcrR family transcriptional regulator, with translation MITKRQKILDAALLLFSQQGLEGTSTGQIAKTAGVAKATLFHHFENKSLLIDELFRELKVELFSTLAQHTEIAEQNRYQAFKFMWMTGIEWALENPIAMKFFTNVHFDPTTQTREVIVSQMFASLDDIILKGQQAEELMVLDINLVRHFIHSHFLICANWLVDQQEPQPEQSEKYINDSFDMCWRAIGGQVQPSC, from the coding sequence ATGATTACAAAAAGGCAAAAAATCCTAGATGCTGCGCTCCTACTCTTTTCCCAACAAGGGTTAGAGGGCACATCTACAGGGCAAATAGCGAAGACCGCTGGTGTAGCAAAAGCGACACTGTTTCATCATTTTGAGAACAAATCTCTACTGATTGATGAGCTGTTTCGTGAACTGAAAGTAGAGCTATTTTCTACTCTGGCTCAACACACAGAAATCGCTGAACAAAATCGCTATCAAGCCTTTAAATTCATGTGGATGACCGGAATTGAGTGGGCGTTAGAAAACCCAATCGCCATGAAATTCTTCACCAATGTGCACTTTGACCCAACGACTCAAACTCGTGAAGTCATTGTTTCGCAGATGTTTGCGTCACTCGATGACATCATTTTGAAAGGACAGCAAGCCGAAGAATTGATGGTGCTAGACATTAATCTCGTTAGGCACTTCATCCATAGCCACTTTTTGATCTGTGCGAATTGGCTTGTTGATCAACAAGAGCCGCAGCCAGAACAATCAGAAAAGTACATCAATGACAGTTTTGATATGTGCTGGCGCGCTATTGGTGGTCAAGTGCAGCCGTCCTGTTAG
- the speA gene encoding arginine decarboxylase produces MERIRAEYNVKHWSQGFYGIDDNGEVYVSPSETDHQVPLSKIVKQLEQRNIGLPALVRFPQIVHQRVHNICNAFNQAIEEYQYDNRYLLVYPIKVNQQKEVVDEILASQAQLEQKQLGLEAGSKPELLAVLALAQKASSVIVCNGYKDREYIRLALIGEKLGHKVFIVLEKLSELDLVLSEAKALGVKPRLGLRIRLASQGAGKWQASGGEKSKFGLSASQVLTVIERLKAEDQLDVLELVHFHLGSQMANIRDVRNGVSEAARFYCELRDIGAQLKFLDVGGGLAVDYDGTRSQSSNSMNYGLLEYARNIVMTVGDICKLYNQPQPVIISESGRSLTAHHAVLITNVIGTESYSPEDMAAPEADAPLLLNNMWKNFLELDAGNDDRALIEIYNDTQSDIAEAHNQFATGMLNLQHRAWAEQMSLRINYELSTRMSTKNRYHRPILDELSERLADKFFVNFSLFQSLPDAWGIDQVFPVLPLSGLDNADERRAVVLDITCDSDGTIDQYVDGQGIETTLPVPTWNPDEPYLMGFFLVGAYQEILGDMHNLFGDTHSVVVNVDESGEANIDYINEGDTVEDMMRYVHIDMDLIRQNYKELVTAKVPAQEQQSVLEELEQGLMGYTYLEDF; encoded by the coding sequence TTGGAACGCATCCGTGCTGAGTATAACGTAAAGCACTGGAGCCAAGGTTTTTATGGCATTGATGACAACGGTGAAGTGTATGTATCACCGAGCGAAACGGATCATCAAGTCCCACTAAGTAAGATTGTAAAACAGTTAGAGCAAAGAAATATTGGTTTACCTGCTCTTGTGCGTTTTCCTCAAATCGTGCATCAGCGTGTGCACAATATCTGCAACGCATTTAACCAAGCGATCGAAGAATATCAGTACGACAACCGTTACCTACTTGTTTATCCGATTAAAGTTAACCAGCAAAAAGAAGTGGTTGATGAGATCTTAGCGAGCCAAGCTCAACTAGAGCAAAAGCAGCTAGGCCTAGAGGCGGGCAGCAAGCCTGAGCTATTAGCGGTGTTGGCGTTGGCTCAAAAAGCGAGCTCTGTGATCGTGTGTAACGGTTACAAAGACAGAGAATACATCCGCCTTGCACTGATTGGCGAAAAGCTAGGGCACAAGGTTTTTATCGTTCTAGAGAAACTGTCTGAGCTTGATCTTGTTCTTTCTGAAGCGAAAGCTCTGGGTGTGAAACCTCGTTTGGGTTTACGTATCCGTCTTGCTTCTCAAGGCGCAGGTAAATGGCAAGCAAGTGGTGGTGAGAAGTCGAAGTTCGGCCTGTCTGCATCACAAGTGCTTACCGTTATCGAACGTTTGAAAGCAGAAGACCAGTTGGATGTTCTAGAGCTCGTACACTTCCATCTAGGTTCGCAAATGGCGAACATTCGTGATGTGCGTAATGGTGTGAGTGAAGCGGCTCGCTTCTACTGTGAACTGCGTGATATTGGCGCTCAACTGAAGTTCTTAGATGTTGGTGGTGGTTTAGCTGTCGATTACGACGGCACACGTAGCCAATCTTCAAACTCAATGAACTACGGCCTGCTTGAGTACGCTCGTAACATCGTGATGACGGTAGGGGACATTTGTAAGCTCTACAACCAACCACAACCTGTGATCATTTCGGAGTCTGGTCGTTCATTGACAGCGCACCATGCTGTTTTGATCACCAACGTGATTGGGACTGAAAGCTACTCACCGGAAGACATGGCTGCGCCAGAAGCAGACGCACCACTGTTGCTCAACAACATGTGGAAGAACTTCTTAGAACTTGATGCTGGTAACGACGACCGTGCGTTGATTGAGATCTACAACGATACGCAGAGTGATATTGCAGAAGCGCACAATCAATTTGCGACCGGTATGCTGAACCTTCAGCACCGTGCTTGGGCTGAGCAGATGTCTTTGCGTATCAACTACGAGCTAAGCACTCGTATGAGCACAAAGAACCGTTACCACCGTCCAATTTTGGATGAGTTGAGCGAACGTTTAGCGGACAAGTTCTTCGTGAACTTCTCACTATTCCAGTCATTGCCAGACGCTTGGGGTATTGATCAGGTGTTCCCTGTATTGCCATTGAGCGGTTTAGATAATGCGGATGAGCGTCGTGCTGTGGTGTTGGACATCACTTGTGACTCTGACGGTACGATTGACCAGTATGTAGACGGCCAGGGCATTGAAACAACATTGCCAGTGCCAACGTGGAACCCAGATGAACCATACCTAATGGGCTTCTTCCTAGTTGGGGCGTACCAAGAGATCTTGGGCGATATGCATAACCTATTTGGTGATACGCACAGTGTTGTGGTGAATGTTGATGAGAGCGGAGAAGCGAACATTGACTACATCAACGAAGGCGACACAGTAGAAGACATGATGCGTTACGTTCACATTGATATGGACCTAATTCGTCAGAACTACAAAGAATTGGTAACGGCGAAAGTACCAGCGCAAGAGCAGCAAAGCGTACTTGAAGAGTTAGAGCAAGGCTTGATGGGTTACACCTATCTTGAGGATTTTTAA
- a CDS encoding coniferyl aldehyde dehydrogenase codes for MSHNLDLEPNTSSTNDMDQIFNRQQDHYRNNVNPTLEQRRNDLSVLKKLLMRYQEQLIEAVSEDYGHRAKHDSLIADITPSLHQINYSDKNLKKWLKPSRRKAGLMLTPAKITVHYQPVGVVGIIVPWNFPVMLSLGPLITALAAGNTAMLKMSEFTPATNRVLKAMLAEGFSEEQVAIIEGEADVSAKFSQLPFDHILFTGSTSVGKHVMKAAAANLTPVTLELGGKSPTIIAPDFDVADAVERILFAKSLNAGQICVAPDYILLPREKVDAFITAYKRYFKKLYKAGIESKDLTSVVNMRQYNRLKGVVEDAKSKGAVIHTVTEQAQDDVNHRMTPHLLTEVNDDMVAMQEELFGPVLPIVPYDSIDEAISYITTRERPLALYLMSHDKKTQDRFLSDTHSGGVCINDSLVHVAAEDAPFGGIGPSGMGHYHGIEGFKTFSHAKTVLTRGKINFTKLMHPPYNNPIKKMMFKVLNR; via the coding sequence ATGAGCCATAATCTAGACCTTGAACCAAACACGTCGAGCACCAACGACATGGATCAAATATTCAACCGACAACAAGATCACTACCGTAACAACGTTAATCCAACACTTGAGCAGAGACGAAATGATCTCTCAGTCTTGAAAAAACTATTAATGCGCTACCAAGAGCAGTTAATTGAAGCGGTATCAGAAGATTATGGCCATCGAGCAAAGCACGACAGCTTAATTGCTGACATCACCCCTTCCCTACACCAAATCAATTACAGTGATAAAAATCTTAAGAAGTGGTTGAAACCTTCACGTCGTAAAGCCGGCTTGATGCTAACACCAGCCAAGATTACTGTGCATTATCAACCAGTAGGTGTGGTTGGCATCATAGTGCCTTGGAACTTCCCAGTTATGCTCTCTTTGGGTCCTCTCATCACAGCATTGGCGGCAGGTAACACTGCAATGCTCAAGATGTCTGAGTTTACTCCTGCAACAAACCGTGTTTTGAAAGCGATGTTGGCCGAAGGTTTCAGTGAAGAACAAGTGGCGATCATCGAAGGTGAAGCCGACGTTTCTGCTAAGTTCAGCCAGCTGCCGTTTGACCATATCCTATTCACAGGCTCAACCTCTGTTGGTAAGCACGTAATGAAAGCCGCAGCCGCGAACCTAACGCCGGTTACACTTGAACTTGGCGGTAAGTCTCCAACCATCATCGCACCAGATTTCGATGTCGCAGACGCGGTTGAACGTATCCTGTTTGCCAAGAGCTTAAACGCAGGTCAAATCTGTGTAGCACCCGATTACATCTTATTGCCACGAGAAAAGGTCGATGCATTTATCACCGCTTACAAACGCTACTTCAAGAAGCTCTATAAAGCGGGAATTGAGAGTAAAGACTTAACTTCAGTGGTTAACATGCGCCAGTACAATCGATTAAAAGGTGTAGTTGAAGATGCGAAGTCAAAAGGTGCTGTGATACATACCGTTACCGAGCAAGCACAAGACGACGTGAACCATAGAATGACACCGCACCTTCTCACCGAAGTGAATGATGACATGGTGGCAATGCAAGAAGAGTTGTTTGGCCCTGTGCTTCCTATCGTGCCTTATGATTCGATCGACGAAGCGATAAGCTACATCACCACAAGAGAACGTCCACTTGCCCTGTACCTAATGAGTCACGACAAGAAAACCCAAGACCGATTCCTATCGGATACACACTCTGGCGGTGTTTGTATCAATGACTCTTTGGTGCATGTGGCGGCGGAAGATGCACCGTTTGGTGGTATTGGCCCTTCAGGCATGGGACACTACCACGGCATTGAAGGCTTCAAGACCTTTAGCCATGCAAAAACCGTATTGACTCGAGGCAAAATCAACTTCACTAAGTTGATGCACCCTCCATACAACAACCCAATCAAGAAAATGATGTTCAAAGTACTGAATCGATGA
- a CDS encoding class I SAM-dependent DNA methyltransferase, which yields MSEMYTTYAKQYDSAARDNIYNALLECPSTIALLDDVKGLDIVDLGCGSGIYAQWFIDQGANKVTCTDLSQDMVDLVNGKQIPNVTAYSQDAALGLPKEADNSADVIVCPLVLHYIEDLKPVFDDVYRVLKPGGYIVFSTHHPFADFECTLSGNYFEREFIQEEWNTVGTPVQVSFYRRSLTELCQAVSQSGLLISQITEGTIDEKAKAISEETYERLSKNVNFIFMRCEKVSA from the coding sequence ATGTCCGAAATGTACACCACCTACGCAAAGCAATACGACTCTGCTGCTCGCGATAATATTTATAATGCCCTATTAGAATGCCCATCAACCATAGCCTTACTAGACGATGTTAAAGGGCTCGATATTGTCGACCTTGGTTGCGGTTCAGGTATATACGCACAATGGTTTATCGACCAAGGTGCCAACAAAGTCACCTGTACCGACCTATCTCAAGATATGGTTGACCTAGTGAACGGAAAACAAATCCCCAATGTGACCGCATACTCGCAAGATGCTGCTCTAGGTTTACCCAAAGAAGCTGACAACAGCGCTGATGTCATCGTGTGCCCATTGGTACTGCATTACATTGAAGATCTAAAGCCTGTCTTTGATGACGTGTATCGCGTTTTGAAACCGGGCGGCTACATCGTGTTTTCCACTCACCACCCATTTGCGGATTTCGAGTGTACCCTTTCAGGTAACTACTTTGAGCGCGAATTCATTCAAGAAGAGTGGAACACGGTTGGAACACCCGTTCAGGTAAGCTTCTACCGCCGTTCATTAACCGAGCTTTGCCAAGCTGTCAGCCAATCTGGCTTGCTGATTTCACAAATCACTGAAGGCACAATCGACGAGAAAGCCAAAGCCATCTCTGAAGAAACGTACGAGCGCCTATCAAAAAACGTTAACTTCATCTTTATGCGTTGCGAGAAAGTCTCTGCCTAA